A region from the Aegilops tauschii subsp. strangulata cultivar AL8/78 chromosome 5, Aet v6.0, whole genome shotgun sequence genome encodes:
- the LOC109744064 gene encoding probable xylan O-acetyltransferase 10: protein MMKPQHGAAGGGGHGRRTPFLTSYALTLAFITFVSLLYFKDFSSTLHQPFLHHPPPRHRPRPHPHVPMGGGKVGPVVAEKKAAAAAAEEKEVLSLPFAVGRAAAGCDVSRGEWVYDEAARPLYQEEECPYIQPQLTCKAHGRPDTAYRHWRWQPRGCSLPSFNATLMLEMLRGKRMLFVGDSLNRGQYVSLVCLLHRAIPESSKSMETFDSLTVFRAKDYNATIEFYWAPFLAESNSDDAVVHRVTDRIVRGTAIEKHAKFWKGADVVVFNTYLWWMTGQKMKILQNSFEDQNKDIKEMETEDAYGMVLNAVAKWVENNMDPKSSRAFFVTMSPTHTQSKDWGDKSDGNCYNQTNPIKDLSYWGPGTSKGLMRVIGEVFSASKVPVGVVNITQLSEYRKDAHTQIYKKQWNPLTPEQIANPKSYADCTHWCLPGLQDTWNELLYAKLFFP from the exons ATGATGAAGCCGCAGCACggcgcggccggcggcggcgggcacgggcggcggACGCCGTTCCTGACCTCGTACGCGCTCACGCTCGCCTTCATCACCTTCGTCTCCCTGCTCTACTTCAAGGACTTCTCCTCCACGCTCCACCAGCCCTTCCTCCACCACccgccgccccgccaccgccccaGGCCCCATCCCCATGTCCCCATGGGCGGCGGCAAGGTAGGGCCGGTGGTGGCAGAGAagaaggccgccgccgccgccgcggaggagaaggaggtgCTGTCGCTGCCGTTCGCGGTGGGGCGTGCGGCGGCGGGGTGCGACGTGTCCCGCGGCGAGTGGGTGTACGACGAGGCGGCGCGGCCGCTGTACCAGGAGGAGGAGTGCCCCTACATCCAGCCGCAGCTGACCTGCAAGGCGCACGGCCGCCCCGACACCGCCTACCGCCACTGGCGGTGGCAGCCCCGCGGCTGCTCGCTCCCGAG CTTCAATGCGACTCTGATGCTGGAGATGCTGCGGGGCAAGCGCATGCTGTTTGTTGGGGATTCGCTCAACCGCGGGCAGTACGTGTCGTTGGTCTGCCTCCTGCATCGGGCCATTCCTGAGAGCTCCAAGTCCATGGAAACATTTGACTCGCTCACGGTTTTCAGAGCAAAG GACTACAATGCCACGATTGAGTTCTATTGGGCCCCCTTTCTAGCTGAATCAAATTCCGACGATGCTGTTGTTCACCGTGTCACGGATAGAATAGTAAGGGGTACGGCCATTGAAAAGCACGCCAAGTTTTGGAAAGGAGCTGACGTTGTGGTATTCAACACCTACCTTTGGTGGATGACCGGACAAAAGATGAAAATTCT GCAAAACTCCTTTGAAGATCAGAACAAGGACATCAAAGAAATGGAAACAGAGGATGCCTATGGGATGGTACTGAATGCCGTGGCGAAATGGGTCGAGAACAACATGGACCCTAAAAGTTCAAGGGCGTTTTTTGTCACTATGTCACCTACTCATACTCA GAGCAAAGATTGGGGCGACAAGTCTGATGGAAACTGCTACAACCAAACAAATCCAATCAAAGATTTGTCCTACTGGGGACCAGGCACTAGCAAGGGCCTGATGCGGGTTATCGGCGAAGTGTTCAGCGCTTCTAAGGTCCCCGTTGGGGTTGTCAACATCACCCAGCTCTCTGAGTACCGCAAAGACGCCCACACCCAGATATACAAGAAGCAGTGGAACCCGCTGACCCCGGAGCAGATCGCCAACCCTAAGAGCTACGCGGACTGCACCCATTGGTGCCTCCCGGGACTCCAGGACACCTGGAACGAGCTGCTCTATGCGAAGCTCTTCTTTCCTTGA